The Scyliorhinus canicula chromosome 17, sScyCan1.1, whole genome shotgun sequence DNA window ctccggtgtgaatgcgccggtgtttcagcaggttggatgaatgattgaatcccttcccacactcagagcagatgagcggcctctccccagtgtgaattctctggtgtacGGTGAGTAATGATGatttcctgaacccagtcccacagtggaagcacctgaacggtctctcctcagtgtgaacacgttgatgggtcACCAGTTCTCCAGAGCTTTtaaagcacttcccgcagtccaggcatttaaatggtctctcctcagtgtgaacccgTTGATGGGATGTCAGTTCCGCagaacttttaaagcacttctCACAGATcaggcatttaaaaggtctctcctcagtgtgaacccgttggtgtttcagcaggtgggatgactgagtgaatcctttcccacacacagagcaggtaaatggtttctccccagtgtgaattcgttggtgtttcagcaggtcgGAAAActgagtgaatccattcccacactcggagcaggtaaaTGATCTCtcttcagtgtgaactcgctgatgtgccaacaggtgggatgactgaatgaatcccttcccacacacacagcaagtgaacggtctctccccagcgTGACCACGTTGGTGTCTTaacaggttggataactgagtgaatcctttcccacactcggaacatgtgaatggtctctccccattATGATCTCTCTGATGTTTtagcaggctggatgactgagtgaatcccttcccacaccgagggcaggtgaacggtctctccccggtgtgactaCGTCGATGGATTTCCAGCTCAGATGGGTAACTAAatgccttcccacagtccccacatgtccacggattctccccagtgtgactgcgcttgTGTCTCGACAGGCCAGAAGATCGACTGAAGCCTcgaccacacacagaacacgtgtacggtttctccccactgtgaacagtgctttttccttccatgttgaaAATCTGACGATATTCAAGTTCTGATAAATTATAcggctctgtcagatcctgatgtgatgtttggtttcagtttcccaacttcaaatcctccccttctaatgacctgtgaaattgatttaaaacaaaaaagtgagtgagagagaacccacaaaaacacaaatgtAGGTTGTGAAGTTGAACTGAATgattctggtcatttgtggggccggcactgggaaaaagtgaccatgaaaactgctggattgtcacaaaaacccagctggttcactaatgtccttcagggaacggAATCTGCCTCCTTGACCTACATAGATCCGGACCTCTACTTGAGGAGAGAACAAGACAGGGAGTGAAAGGGAAGCAGTGGGAGAGTTGaggttgtggggggcggagggcacAGGTGGTGGGAGCAACTCATCCAGAACTTTCACAGAATCTCCCAAACGCTCAatctccaccacctagaaggaccaACATCGCAAGTAAATatgaacaccatcacctccaagtATCCGTCCAAGTCACACGCCGTCATGACTTGTCTGACTTCCAGTACTGGATAAACAGAAATGTTATATATTGGAAATACTGAAGCCATTCAGTGCTTGCTACTCCTTGGCCACAGGCTCCAACTCTCTCCCTGGCAATTGGCTGAGTCGC harbors:
- the LOC119951154 gene encoding zinc finger protein 239-like, which encodes MEGKSTVHSGEKPYTCSVCGRGFSRSSGLSRHKRSHTGENPWTCGDCGKAFSYPSELEIHRRSHTGERPFTCPRCGKGFTQSSSLLKHQRDHNGERPFTCSECGKGFTQLSNLLRHQRGHAGERPFTCCVCGKGFIQSSHLLAHQRVHTEERSFTCSECGNGFTQFSDLLKHQRIHTGEKPFTCSVCGKGFTQSSHLLKHQRVHTEERPFKCLICEKCFKSSAELTSHQRVHTEERPFKCLDCGKCFKSSGELVTHQRVHTEERPFRCFHCGTGFRKSSLLTVHQRIHTGERPLICSECGKGFNHSSNLLKHRRIHTGERPFTCCKCGKGFTQSSHLLRHQRGHK